ttttttttacgaaatTCACTAGTGTGTTGCCCGGCCCACGATGTTGGACAAATTTTCCActcccatttcatacaatctaaactactgATGTAGGTTTTCTCAAATTTTTAACTATAGTTGAATGACATACCCACAAATATAATGGAGGCTTTCCCTCACCACCTGTTCCGACTTTTCTATATATTCATCCATAATGTCGGAGGTTGTCCTAtaagcatggttgtaaaagtcccgcctaggctccgagtactcgctacaaggtaggttaCCGAGGCCCGAGTACTGTTCGTCTAGGctaattactccccgagtaatctccgcctaggccaagtacttcccgagtactcccgaatccgactagggagcgcctagcgacttttgcaaccatgcctATAAGCGAATTGTCTAAGAGTGGTCGTGACTTTTTTTGCAACGTGCTAAATCCTATACAACCACGCGCATCCTTTCTTTGTCGAAAAAAATCATATTTacttgataaattgtttgatatTCTAAGAAATAATTCACGGCTCATACGAAATCGACGTTTAAAAGTACTATCATCATAAGTCAGGTTGGGTGAAAAATAATCACTTACCCgtatatcatgtgtggtgattTGGTCTCATACTATGTATTTCCAGCTCTTGGGTTCTGAGGAGCACAATTCATCTTCCATTATAGTTTCAACTACTTTTTGAACGTAATTAGGAGTGTCGGTCCCTCGTCATCTGACGAGAATTAAATAAAGTTCTCAAGCTCAGACGACGACGAAGAAGATAGACATGACGAACTTGAGCCTTccctttaaaaaaaaaagttgttaaaAATGGGAGAGAATATATAGTTTGGAAGAGAAATGGATGATTTGGTGTGTGGTTTTTTAAAAAAGTGgggtgaaatatgtgattatatagggtttcttttaaaagaaaaattagtcAAACTAGCTGTTCAACGGCTAGTTTAAACCCACCAATACCATCAATCCACGTCGTCTAGCCGTTTGCCCTCCACACCGGTGGAAAATCACTCGCCCCACACACAACGCCGCTCACAACGCGGGTCACGGGGTGGTTTGGTGGGTATGGAGTGGCAACCACGCCAGGTTTCGACGTCCACACCGTGTGGTCTCAATATGTGGCAAGCGAAGTGAGCATGATAAGGCCAATTATGCATCCTTGATAAGGCCAATGGTGGATGGAGCAATTTGGTGATTTATGCTAGATAGACCAAATCATTAGAAGTGAGAACAAAACTAAACGACTCCACTAATGCCTAATATAAGTAGGCAACATGTAAACTGATTCTTGACCCGTTCTATCATTCAGTTTGATCTTTGATGTTGACTAAAGCGTTTGATTTTAATATCAGTCAGCGCAAAAGTATTACATTGGATCGACTAACTAATAATATGCACAGGAGGTCTATATGGTCCGATCAGTCACACTTCATTGAACTTACTAACATTGTTGTTGAACTTTACTCAGTGAAATAAGATGCCATTACATTTTACGCTAAGAAAAATTCACTATGCTTACACACTAACATACGACAGGAGTATAACATAAgtaataattattatataaaatgCTACAGAAACAAATTATGTTGTACCCTGGCCTCAACTCTAGACTCGGGCACCTTCCTCTGGTAGCAGCTGGTACGGTTGGTCGGGTTCATTATTTTCAAGTTTTGGTAACTCATTGGAATACTTCTCCCTGTAAAATCTAGTAAAGTTTCATATTGAGTTCAGTCGATAGAAGTGATAAAACAAAATAACAGAAACAATGTGACAAGACTTACGTTTTGGAATATACGACGAGACCTATACCAACAAATATAAACGACACATAGTATAACCAGTCCACCTGAAACAATTACAATTATATGGTTAAAAGCCAtggtaaaaaaataaaagttattAATGATTGAATCAAATTTTAATATTTGAATAGACAGGTGATAgaacccagaaaatcaaaataGATGAACAATGGAATTCATAGATAGTAATCCAATTCGAGAAGGATTATGTCTCCAATTTAAAGgtaaaaaaccctaatttttataaaataaacatcCACCCCTAATCTAAATGAGACAGAGATATTAATAAGATTAGAACTAACTAACTGCCCCACTACTTGCTCCTAAAACTGTTCCCCCCAAAACTCATTCCCACTAATAATTAAACGGGTCAAATACCCAGCTGGAGCTTCACACAAAATATGGGCCAATCCACATGTTTGTATCAACAGGTTTCAGTTTTTGGTTACTTTTAATATTTCATTTGACTGTAACTATTTTTCGGTTATTTCTGGTCAAAAACAAATATCCAAAAAACCTTCTAATTTTGGATTCGCCACTGAATGAATCCACATGTGCATTCTGATTTCTGAAAGATTACCTTTTGGTGGTATAAAAATACGCGAATGACCACTGCCCACATATCCGCGGTGAGTAACGAGAGATTGAATAGTGTGGCTCCACTCGCCTGCAAAAATTAGATCATTGTTTCATGCGATTATACATCTGTTATGAACATTTTTTTTCCTCTCTTATTTCTGTAGCTCGAGAAACAAACCTGCAGAACAAGAGGGGTCAACGAAGTGAACAGAAAGCCTGATATCCCGAAACCAGCAAAGATTAATATCTGAAATATGAAACCGTGAACAAAATTATGTAAATTTAGTTTGGGTCTGGTTTTTCAGTTGTTACAAATTTAAACATCAAAAAAagtagagttaattactgttttcgtccttctggtttgtcaaaaataactatttcagtccattagtttaaaaattgcgatttcagtccctgtggtttcactttcgtaaccatttcagaacaaatggattgaaatggttacgaaagtgaaaccacagggactgaaatcgcaatttttaaactaatggactgaaatagtgattttttgacaaaccacagggacgaaaacagtaacgAACTcaaaaaaagtaaaacaaaataTTACAAAACAATATTCACTTACAACTTCTGCAGACCAAGATATCGATTTGAGAGTCTTGAACTCAAATAAGGCCCTAAGAAATTGTTAAGCAAAACAGACAAATGGTGTTCTTACTCAGAATTACATGGAGGTGGGCCCCACTGAGGTTTAACAAAAAAGGATACATCTCAATTAAGCTCACAAGCATTCCAAATAAACCAAGCATCGCTATTACTTCAATCCGACCCACCTTTTTCACACAATATTCCTACATGATAAAGATACGACAAGATTTATGGTTTCCGGTGTTTGTAAAACGAGCAAGTGTAAGTTAGACAGGTTGAATAACAGGTCAAAATGGGTTTGGATCAACATAGATATCTTTAGTGCGGGTCAAAATAGGTTGGGCCAACGAGCAAACACCTTTTTATCCAatgttttgaaaatttaaaataattAATGTGCAAAAATATTATTATAGATTTATATTATTGATAGACTTAGGAAATTTGAATGCATTTCATGTGACTTTAAACTGTCTTTCCCGTTTGGCTCGTTACCTTGCTTTAACTAAATCCATTTGATTAGTTAAACATGGGTGTGACTGTGTGAGTTTAGGACACGGCATGAATCTAAGACAATATTATCAGGTCAGTTTCGGGCCGAACTCGCAAACACGCACAGCTAAACAAGCTGGGTTAGGGGTTGAGCTCGCATGCTTACCCGTTTAACCTCTTATTTAAATTTTTTATGATAAAGTTTTTAAAATTAAGAGAAAAATTGACATCAACTTTTATAATTTGTAATTTTCATTATTGTTTCATATACATTTGAATTTTTTGTtgtaaatttgcaatttttgaGTATTAATATGCaaaaaataacaaaatgaaaaaaaaaataggatCAAACGGGTTGTGTTCGTGTTAACCCATGAATATTCGTGTCGCATTCGGGTTCAAACATGATTTTCAGGTTCGACCCGCCAACCAACAAACACGAACAATTTAGCACACCAAACCATAACCCAAATCAATTCCTTAAATTGTGCCACTCATGAAAACCAACCTCACCAACATTGCTGAATGCAAAAAAACATGTCCCCGCAATCACAAGTGCATCACCAAGAACAGGATTGGTTCCACCTGGAACACCAAAACAAAACATATAATCACATGAAACCATAATTTTCCTCGAAAATCACTCGACTTTGATCGTTACCTCCACCACCCACACCAGAATCAGAGAGTAGCACTAAACATAGCCCCGAAACACATAGAGCCGCCCCCAGAAACTGCCATAAAGAATACTTTGTACCCAGAAAGAACCAAGTGAGAATTATGACCCAAATAACCGTCGCACAATCGAGTATCGTCACGCTTGTAATTGACGAGAACTGGAATGCTTTATTAACTGCAATTAGCCACAAACATCATCACTGTAGTTTGACTTTTTATTTGAAGATTATACACTTGACTACAAAAAATTGTCTTTTTTGTTGGACCCATAATAAATAGTTGCTAAGATTTACTAACCAAAAAAGTTGCCTTGAACATCCACAAATGCTAAGAGGGCATACCAATACCAAGAAATCtgcaaaaaatcataaaaaaaaaaaaaaaaaaaaaatcaactttgaATAGAAAAGGAGTACAACACTTTCAAAATTCACATTGACACCATAAAGATAGAAGAAATATTTTATTAAGATGTTTATATGCTATCATGTACAAACTATATATGCACCGAGATTCAAGAACCCTGACCTTGGTTATAAAAAGCGCCAAACCCAAGatatttttataccttttttTTGCATTTATCATAGGTTTCTATCAGCGCATACCAAAAATTTAAATATAAACCACCAGtgtatatattattatttaatatataaataacatATACCTACAACCTAAACACAGTTATATGTAATCTTCCATGTACAAGAGGCACTGCCCTAATATCCACCAATCATACACGTCCACCTGACTTTTAGCCCAACTACACAAACACTCCTCTCAACTACCCAAAACCATAGGCCCCACCCCTTTTATTCTACCAACCAATCATATACACTCCTCTCTCTTTGCTCCCTCCCTACCCAATTCGGTAACTAGTACCCGCATAGGTGGCGGTAGTGTTCCCAATTAGGGGTACCCGCAGGTGCCCCTCCTCCCTCCCTTAGGTTATACGGAGTGGGCGGCAAACTCACTCGGCAAAGTGCCTTTGCCGCGCGGTAACACCGCCGCCGGTGGGTTTTGCCGCTCGGTGAAGGTTTGGAAGCGGTAACAGGTTGCCGATACGAGGATAGGGAGCGTAGgaaagagagagagggggtgtgtgGGGTGGGGGTCCATgtcatctcaaccaatcacatctttttccttttttttcaaATAGTTTACCAATTCATGAAGTGTCTAACAATTGTcaacacttttgagcatagtttagaCATTTTTCATTGAAtgacatggcacactctcatttcattggttgattttgaagtttaccacttttaagtttctaaccactccctacacccttGTGTGGCTAGCCTTAATATATTCCATCGCGTAATTATAAACAAAATAGTAAAGTTTGAGAGGATTGATTACTTGTAATTTTTGACGACGGTACAACAAGATGCTTCCAAACACCAAAGTTAAAGGCAAATAAGCGGAAAATGCAAGAGCAAGGGGGGCACTAACACCTACAAAAACAGAACAAACAGTCAAAATCAGATCAACCCTAGCTATAGTTAAAATCAGCAACACTAAGTAAGTAAGAGGGAAATTAATTAACCAAGATTAGCAGATAAAGATGAAGTAAAGCTCATAAGGGCCATTGAAAAAGACACCGATTGACCCAATAACACAACATACAACACCCTCCATAACCCTCCCTCATTCTTCATTCCAGAACTCATAATCACCCTCCTAAACTATACTAGTGAATTCAAAATACAAATCTTTGAAACCCCAGTTGAGTTGAGAAAAGCAAGATTTGGgagtttttaattaaaataatgtTGATTGGATCATAGGTTATGGGCTTTTTAAGTGGGAGTGTGCAGTGATGGCGAATGAGAAGATCTACCAACCTCCCGACGAACGAACGGTGGGTGTACTTTACTTTCCAATGAGTCAGATGACGACAAAGACGCATTCCAAAAGTTGTGGGGTGACTGAccacatatatatttttatcataTATATAGAAAAGGCGTCAACTAATTCATATATCTTATAAAACTAGCCTAAAAGCTTTCATTTGAGATCAACCTTTCTTTGTAAGACTCAGTGACAACCAAAAGTGAAAGCTGGTGACTTTAGACAAACTAGAATTTCTCTTCTTTTTATTCTCATCGAAAACAAACGTTATATAGgaaagaaaagaaataaaaacaaaactgGTGGGGCCTATAAATAATAATTCGTTCGAATTATTTCCTTTACTGTGCGCTTTTACTATGCAACTATTTTTTCATCCACTGAattattcataacactcccccttggatgaCACTTTGCAAACTTTGGGGTAATTAAgtactgcctcattaaaaaccttgctaAAGAAAAACCCAGTGGGAAAAAAAACtttagctaagggaaaaagagtgcagtcTATAGCTCCCCCTCAAGTTGCAATTTGTAAGGCATCACATTCTTCGTACTTGACGCATGCCAATGTCATGAACGTGTTTCCTGAAAGTTGCTGTAGGTAGTGCTTTTGTGAAAACATCGGTTGAATTATTGCTGGATTGGACATATATCATCTCGACTTGATTGTCTTTAATAGAGTCTCGAGTATATCAAAAAACATCTTGGTGGTATATAAGAGTGTAACTTGTAATACTCCCCCTGATTTCATTATGTATCGTTTAAGCCTTCTGCGTAGATCTTTTAGTTAATATTTTGCCACTTCATTCCTTGATGCGTAATTCTTTATGTTCGCAAAGTTGTATATCTTCATATGAGCCTTCCAGTGCCTCTTCTTATAAATAAATATCATAAGATCCATAACTATGATTTGTTACATTCCCTGCATTTACAAAACTAACCAAGCTTGTTTTGataggttagtaaaatataaattCATATCTTACATACCTTAGATGTATTGAAATATTTGTTTTACATACTCTAATGTCTCCTTGCTTGACACATGTGATATCACACCAATAAATTCAtccaagatatatatatatatatatatatatatatatatatatatatatatagggtatatatatatatatagggtagggctagatagaaaaccctatatatataaaaaacccgagaaaacccaagctcccgacatttttttttttgaaaaaaataacacatgtaatatacatgtttttaagacttttgagccaaaaaaatcaaaaaagcgccgaagggatattttaaaaaaaaaacaagtttcagcaattttcagcgaaattatgtcttttttgcttaacacgtgttaggagctgaaatttgtttattttttttaaaaaaatcccttcggcgcttttttgtttttttttggcccaaaacactctaaaacatgtatattacatgtgtaatttttttcaaaaaaaaaaatgtcgggaggttgggtaaaaatggcttcccatttgggtttccagagttttctaagaattttagggttttttatctagcattatcctatatatatatatatatatatatatatatatatatatataagcgtGAATAGCTAGCAAGAAATATTAGTGCACAATTGTGATTATCTATAATATTTCTTGACTCGGAATCTCAACTTTGGTAGGAGATCAAAGTAGTCATCTGTTATAACATGTGACTGAATAACCTTTCACGTACATAAAAGATAAGCTTTGTTCATACCAAAACCGACCCGATATATTCTAGATGGACTTACCCTCATGCCTGAACTACAGGTCGAACAATAATTACATTATATCAAGGTCTTTCAAAAATTatccctctaaaagctcgacagtTTCTCTCGATGGTGCCTAGATATCATCACTGTAAACTgggattatagtgaacttttaggAGAGGACTTTTGATAAAGATGGATGATATTATCAAACTCATATTGCTCTTTATCATAATATCTAatgagttgtacaacactcaatCCAACTATTTTATCCATACTATCTTTTTAAGTTTATAAAGATACATTCATGAGGTTTTGAAATCAAAGCTTCAGGCATTTACAATCATTCACTTACTTCTTTCCACTTTGAAAAACAATGTATGTGCATGCACTCTTAGGAGTTCTATTACATAAACCTCCTCATTgatttctatatcatatgcaaagaTGTCTTGAACATTTGCGTTATTTGTATAATACATATTGTACCATGCTTATACACTGTACATTGAGATACCATAATCACCAAGTACAGgtattttatgtatgtttattggtgcacaagaattaTATCCATAAGATATTTCCACTTAACCTTATAAGCACTtaaatgctttaggatactcatcaggagttccaattatattcaacgTATTCAAATATGAATATGTATACAACAATCATATcattctcgagaacttattttacatgattttaataaattaaatccttgaggactttcatgtaaacttttagtatccAATAATTCATAACTTTCATAAGACACGTATCAAttctctttatattaccagactaattaAATACTAGAAAGCCAATACATTCACCACCGGAGAATACGTCTCCTCATAATCAGTCATAGATCTTTGCGAAAAtacttgtgccaccaattttgccTTATATCACTTTATTtaattttcacatgattcgcataaaaagacccatttgtatccaacatattttacaacttcagttgtatggatTGTTGGTCCAGAAttcattagagaactaaactctgccttatttgcgtctttctattttggccaatcatttcttaa
The Helianthus annuus cultivar XRQ/B chromosome 6, HanXRQr2.0-SUNRISE, whole genome shotgun sequence genome window above contains:
- the LOC110895511 gene encoding solute carrier family 35 member F1 isoform X4, which produces MSSGMKNEGGLWRVLYVVLLGQSVSFSMALMSFTSSLSANLGVSAPLALAFSAYLPLTLVFGSILLYRRQKLQISWYWYALLAFVDVQGNFFVNKAFQFSSITSVTILDCATVIWVIILTWFFLGTKYSLWQFLGAALCVSGLCLVLLSDSGVGGGGGTNPVLGDALVIAGTCFFAFSNVGEEYCVKKVGRIEVIAMLGLFGMLVSLIEMALFEFKTLKSISWSAEVILIFAGFGISGFLFTSLTPLVLQASGATLFNLSLLTADMWAVVIRVFLYHQKVDWLYYVSFIFVGIGLVVYSKTEKYSNELPKLENNEPDQPYQLLPEEGARV
- the LOC110895511 gene encoding solute carrier family 35 member F1 isoform X3 → MSSGMKNEGGLWRVLYVVLLGQSVSFSMALMSFTSSLSANLGVSAPLALAFSAYLPLTLVFGSILLYRRQKLQISWYWYALLAFVDVQGNFFVNKAFQFSSITSVTILDCATVIWVIILTWFFLGTKYSLWQFLGAALCVSGLCLVLLSDSGVGGGGGTNPVLGDALVIAGTCFFAFSNVGEEYCVKKVGRIEVIAMLGLFGMLVSLIEMYPFLLNLSGAHLHVILKVILIFAGFGISGFLFTSLTPLVLQASGATLFNLSLLTADMWAVVIRVFLYHQKVDWLYYVSFIFVGIGLVVYSKTEKYSNELPKLENNEPDQPYQLLPEEGARV
- the LOC110895511 gene encoding solute carrier family 35 member F1 isoform X2, with the protein product MSSGMKNEGGLWRVLYVVLLGQSVSFSMALMSFTSSLSANLGVSAPLALAFSAYLPLTLVFGSILLYRRQKLQISWYWYALLAFVDVQGNFFVNKAFQFSSITSVTILDCATVIWVIILTWFFLGTKYSLWQFLGAALCVSGLCLVLLSDSGVGGGGGTNPVLGDALVIAGTCFFAFSNVGEEYCVKKVGRIEVIAMLGLFGMLVSLIEMALFEFKTLKSISWSAEVILIFAGFGISGFLFTSLTPLVLQASGATLFNLSLLTADMWAVVIRVFLYHQKVDWLYYVSFIFVGIGLVVYSKTFYREKYSNELPKLENNEPDQPYQLLPEEGARV
- the LOC110895511 gene encoding solute carrier family 35 member F2 isoform X1 produces the protein MSSGMKNEGGLWRVLYVVLLGQSVSFSMALMSFTSSLSANLGVSAPLALAFSAYLPLTLVFGSILLYRRQKLQISWYWYALLAFVDVQGNFFVNKAFQFSSITSVTILDCATVIWVIILTWFFLGTKYSLWQFLGAALCVSGLCLVLLSDSGVGGGGGTNPVLGDALVIAGTCFFAFSNVGEEYCVKKVGRIEVIAMLGLFGMLVSLIEMYPFLLNLSGAHLHVILKVILIFAGFGISGFLFTSLTPLVLQASGATLFNLSLLTADMWAVVIRVFLYHQKVDWLYYVSFIFVGIGLVVYSKTFYREKYSNELPKLENNEPDQPYQLLPEEGARV
- the LOC110895511 gene encoding solute carrier family 35 member F1 isoform X5, encoding MINAKKRYKNILGLALFITKISWYWYALLAFVDVQGNFFVNKAFQFSSITSVTILDCATVIWVIILTWFFLGTKYSLWQFLGAALCVSGLCLVLLSDSGVGGGGGTNPVLGDALVIAGTCFFAFSNVGEEYCVKKVGRIEVIAMLGLFGMLVSLIEMYPFLLNLSGAHLHVILKVILIFAGFGISGFLFTSLTPLVLQASGATLFNLSLLTADMWAVVIRVFLYHQKVDWLYYVSFIFVGIGLVVYSKTFYREKYSNELPKLENNEPDQPYQLLPEEGARV